The genomic region TCGGTTTCATTGAGAGCAATGGACAAGGCGTAGTCGGAATGGGTGACGACGAGCATTTCCCAGTGCTGGTTTTCACGGGTGTTCTTTTCGAGGTCTTCGAGCAGCTCTTCGGTCTTGGCGATCCATTGGCGCTCGCGCAAGCGATAAGCCGGGCGGTTTTGCAGACGGATTCTGGTGGTCACGCCGAGTGCACCGAGGGAGACGCGTGCGGCGTTGAATACTTCCGGATGGCGCTGGCTGTCGCAGTCCAGTACTTCGCCATTGGCCGTCACTAATTGCATGCCACAAACGTGCGCCGAGTAGGACTGGAAGTTTTTGCCGGTGCCGTGAGTCGACGTGGCAATGGCCCCGGCGAGGGTCTGGTAATCGATATCGGCCATGTTCTGCAGGGCCTGGCCAATGTCTTTCAGCGGCAGGCCCATGCGTGACATCGGTGTGCCGGCGGCGAATTCGGCTTGCAGGGTTTTCGCATCGTGGTCGAGCAGTCCGTTGAAATAGCTCAGCGACAACAGCGTGCCATCGGTGGGCACCAACGCGCTGAAGGAATGCGCCGAACCGACCGGGCGAATCTTGCCTTGCGCCTGTTTGATGACGGTCACCAGTTCATCGAGATTCTTTGGCGCCAGCCGCGCCGCCGGCAGGCAACTCTGCCCACCCGACCAGTTGCGCCACGGAATCAGCCGTGGCGCGCGCAGCAATTGACCCAATGCCGGGTAACTCGCCAACGCACTGAACGCGCCGACAATGCTTGCCCGTTGCAACAACTGACGCCGAGTCAGATCCATGGTCATGCC from Pseudomonas tensinigenes harbors:
- a CDS encoding D-arabinono-1,4-lactone oxidase, coding for MASYPALGQLLRAPRLIPWRNWSGGQSCLPAARLAPKNLDELVTVIKQAQGKIRPVGSAHSFSALVPTDGTLLSLSYFNGLLDHDAKTLQAEFAAGTPMSRMGLPLKDIGQALQNMADIDYQTLAGAIATSTHGTGKNFQSYSAHVCGMQLVTANGEVLDCDSQRHPEVFNAARVSLGALGVTTRIRLQNRPAYRLRERQWIAKTEELLEDLEKNTRENQHWEMLVVTHSDYALSIALNETDDPATPPISPEEEGGNEFVTLIEKIDKYGSDFPDLRRTLLNSLRHLASFDERVGDSFDIYANVRTVRFNEMEYSVPAEHGPACLREILKLIQDKDLRTWFPIEYRYVKADNIALSMFEGRDSCSISVHQHYQMDHHNFFAAVEPIFWKYNGRPHWGKLHTLNARTLQPLYPRWREFIDVRQALDPSGRFLNAHLSSILGVS